One genomic segment of Streptomyces sp. TLI_146 includes these proteins:
- a CDS encoding TetR/AcrR family transcriptional regulator, protein MCRMARPRKPLLSHDRIVAAASALVDAEGLAAVSTRRLAAELGVSGPSLYNHFRTKDEILEAVADATSAQVDLSMFEAGDARGWRTALHDWAVAYRAVLTRHPNIVPVLAQGPGRRPAGLRLADAVFGAMVAAGWPPAQATRIGALMRYFVMGSALGSFARGFVDDETAYDPADYPHLGQAHLLAERQEEIDEGAFDTGLRALLDGLQAQYDALPRRTAAHDSAPAER, encoded by the coding sequence ATGTGCCGCATGGCCCGACCGCGCAAGCCCCTCCTCAGCCACGACCGCATCGTCGCGGCGGCCAGCGCGCTCGTGGACGCCGAAGGGCTCGCGGCCGTCTCGACCCGCCGCCTCGCCGCCGAGCTGGGCGTGAGCGGGCCCTCCCTCTACAACCACTTCCGGACGAAGGACGAGATCCTGGAGGCGGTCGCGGACGCGACCTCCGCACAGGTCGACCTGTCGATGTTCGAGGCGGGCGACGCCCGCGGCTGGCGCACCGCACTGCACGACTGGGCCGTCGCCTACCGCGCGGTCCTCACCCGCCACCCCAACATCGTCCCGGTGCTCGCCCAGGGCCCCGGCCGCCGCCCGGCGGGCCTGCGGCTCGCGGACGCGGTGTTCGGCGCGATGGTCGCGGCGGGCTGGCCGCCCGCGCAGGCCACCCGGATCGGCGCGCTGATGCGGTACTTCGTCATGGGCTCGGCCCTCGGCTCCTTCGCCCGCGGCTTCGTGGACGACGAGACGGCGTACGACCCGGCCGACTACCCCCACCTCGGCCAGGCCCATCTGCTGGCCGAGCGGCAGGAGGAGATCGACGAGGGCGCGTTCGACACCGGCCTGCGGGCGCTCCTGGACGGGCTCCAGGCGCAGTACGACGCGCTGCCCCGCCGGACCGCCGCCCACGATTCGGCCCCCGCCGAACGGTGA
- a CDS encoding helix-turn-helix transcriptional regulator, producing the protein MTTTAGSGLAAFASLLADETRAAFCLALLDGRAWTAGELARHAKVAPSTASEHLGKLVAGGLLSEERQGRHRYVRLADAGVAHLVEQLAARTAPAPARSLRAASAGSAMARGRTCYDHLAGRLGMAVTDAMTVRGLLTQDAGFALTREGVRWYGELGLTLDHKGKRPLVRSCLDWTERRPHLAGVAGAVLCAHALDAGWCVRIGSERAVRVTPEGEEALGELLGIEKASLR; encoded by the coding sequence ATGACCACCACAGCGGGATCAGGGCTCGCCGCGTTCGCCTCGCTGCTCGCCGACGAGACCCGGGCGGCCTTCTGCCTGGCGCTGCTCGACGGACGGGCCTGGACGGCCGGGGAGCTGGCACGGCACGCGAAGGTCGCCCCCTCCACGGCCAGTGAGCACCTGGGCAAACTGGTGGCGGGCGGCCTGCTCTCGGAGGAGCGGCAGGGCCGCCACCGGTACGTACGCCTGGCCGACGCCGGGGTCGCCCACCTCGTCGAGCAGCTGGCGGCCCGTACGGCGCCCGCCCCGGCGCGGAGCCTGCGGGCCGCGTCGGCGGGCAGCGCGATGGCCCGTGGGCGCACCTGCTACGACCACCTCGCCGGCCGCCTCGGCATGGCCGTCACGGACGCGATGACGGTACGGGGGCTGCTCACCCAGGACGCCGGATTCGCGCTGACGCGCGAAGGGGTGCGCTGGTACGGGGAGTTGGGGCTCACCCTCGACCACAAGGGCAAGCGCCCGCTGGTGCGCTCGTGCCTGGACTGGACCGAGCGCCGCCCCCATCTGGCCGGGGTGGCCGGGGCCGTGCTGTGCGCGCACGCGCTGGACGCCGGGTGGTGCGTACGGATCGGCTCGGAGCGGGCGGTCCGGGTGACGCCGGAGGGCGAGGAGGCCCTGGGCGAGCTGCTCGGGATCGAGAAGGCGAGCCTGCGGTGA
- a CDS encoding DMT family transporter gives MTNSSHTGRRSERLALAAAGVSVVLWASAFVSIRSAGDAYSPGALALGRLLAGTAVLGALLAVRREGLPPRAAWRGIAVSGLLWFGLYMVVLNWGEQQVDAGTAAMVVNIGPILIALLGARFLGERLPPRLVAGMGVSFAGAVAVGLSMSGEGGANVLGVALCLLAAVTYAAGVVAQKPALAHGSALQVTFFGCLVGAVVCLPFSGQLVSDAADAPLPATLNMVYLGVFPTALAFTTWAYALARTTAGRLGATTYVVPALVVLMSWLVLDEVPAWLTLVGGALCLAGVAVSRSRPRRRTGRTEPGSGSAIVAAAAADAG, from the coding sequence ATGACGAACTCCTCGCACACCGGGCGCCGCTCGGAGCGGCTCGCCCTCGCCGCCGCCGGGGTCTCCGTGGTGCTGTGGGCCTCGGCCTTCGTGTCGATCCGCAGCGCCGGTGACGCCTACTCCCCGGGGGCGCTCGCCCTGGGCCGACTGCTCGCGGGCACCGCCGTGCTCGGCGCGCTCCTCGCCGTCCGGCGCGAGGGGCTCCCGCCCCGCGCCGCCTGGCGCGGCATAGCCGTATCGGGGCTGCTGTGGTTCGGCCTCTACATGGTGGTGCTCAACTGGGGCGAGCAGCAGGTCGACGCGGGCACGGCCGCGATGGTCGTCAACATCGGGCCGATCCTGATCGCGCTGCTCGGCGCCCGGTTCCTCGGGGAGCGGCTGCCGCCCCGGCTGGTGGCGGGCATGGGCGTCTCGTTCGCGGGCGCGGTCGCCGTCGGCCTGTCGATGTCCGGCGAGGGCGGCGCCAATGTGCTCGGGGTGGCGCTGTGCCTGCTCGCGGCGGTGACGTACGCGGCCGGTGTGGTGGCGCAGAAGCCCGCGCTCGCCCATGGCAGCGCGCTCCAAGTGACCTTCTTCGGCTGTCTGGTGGGGGCCGTGGTCTGTCTGCCGTTCAGCGGGCAGCTGGTGTCGGACGCCGCCGACGCGCCGCTCCCGGCGACGCTGAACATGGTCTATCTGGGGGTCTTCCCGACCGCGCTCGCCTTCACGACCTGGGCCTACGCCCTGGCCCGTACGACGGCGGGCAGGCTGGGCGCGACCACCTATGTGGTGCCCGCGCTGGTGGTGCTGATGTCCTGGCTGGTCCTGGACGAGGTCCCGGCGTGGCTCACCCTGGTCGGCGGCGCGCTCTGCCTCGCGGGGGTCGCGGTGTCGCGCTCCCGTCCCCGGCGCCGTACCGGACGTACGGAACCGGGGAGCGGGAGCGCGATCGTGGCCGCCGCCGCGGCGGACGCGGGCTAG
- a CDS encoding Zn-dependent alcohol dehydrogenase, with product MVRAAVLPSVGSPLEVTEIALPEPGPGQVRVRLAAAGVCHSDLSLSNGTMRVPVPAVLGHEGAGTVVSVGEGVTSVAPGDGVVLNWAPSCGSCHPCSLGEVWLCVNALTGVGAVYARTAAGTELHPGLNVAAFAEETVVAENCLLPLPEGIPLTEAALLGCAVLTGYGAVHHSAKVREGETVAVFGVGGVGLATLQSARIAGAARIVAVDVSPAKEELARRAGATDFVVASETTAKDIRKLTGGHGVDVAVECVGRAVTIRTAWESTRRGGRTTVVGIGGKDQQVSFNALEIFHWGRTLSGCVYGNSDPARDLPVLAEHVRAGRLDLGAMVSERIGLDGIPAAFDNMLAGKGGRALVVF from the coding sequence GTGGTCCGCGCCGCAGTCCTTCCCTCCGTCGGCTCCCCGCTGGAGGTCACCGAGATAGCACTCCCCGAGCCCGGCCCCGGCCAGGTGCGGGTCCGCCTCGCCGCCGCCGGGGTCTGCCACTCCGACCTGTCGCTCTCCAACGGCACCATGCGCGTCCCCGTCCCCGCGGTCCTCGGCCACGAGGGCGCGGGCACGGTCGTCTCCGTCGGCGAGGGGGTCACCTCGGTGGCACCGGGCGACGGCGTGGTCCTCAACTGGGCGCCCTCCTGTGGCAGTTGCCACCCCTGCTCGCTCGGCGAGGTCTGGCTCTGCGTGAACGCGCTGACAGGTGTGGGCGCGGTGTACGCGCGCACCGCCGCCGGGACCGAGCTCCACCCCGGCCTCAACGTCGCCGCGTTCGCCGAGGAGACGGTGGTGGCCGAGAACTGTCTGCTGCCGCTGCCCGAGGGCATCCCGCTCACCGAGGCCGCCCTGCTCGGCTGCGCGGTCCTCACCGGCTACGGCGCGGTCCACCACTCGGCGAAGGTGCGCGAGGGGGAGACGGTCGCGGTGTTCGGCGTCGGCGGCGTGGGCCTGGCCACCCTCCAGTCGGCCCGGATCGCGGGCGCCGCGCGGATCGTGGCGGTCGACGTCTCCCCGGCCAAGGAGGAGCTGGCGCGGCGGGCGGGCGCCACCGACTTCGTCGTCGCCTCGGAGACGACCGCCAAGGACATCCGCAAGCTGACCGGCGGCCACGGGGTGGACGTGGCCGTGGAGTGCGTCGGCCGGGCGGTGACCATCCGTACCGCCTGGGAGTCCACCCGGCGCGGCGGGCGCACCACGGTCGTCGGCATCGGCGGCAAGGACCAGCAGGTCTCCTTCAACGCCCTGGAGATCTTCCACTGGGGCCGTACGCTCTCGGGCTGCGTCTACGGCAACAGCGACCCGGCGCGCGACCTGCCGGTGCTGGCCGAGCACGTCCGGGCCGGGCGCCTGGACCTGGGCGCGATGGTCTCGGAGCGGATCGGCCTGGACGGGATCCCGGCCGCGTTCGACAACATGCTCGCGGGCAAGGGCGGCCGGGCGCTGGTGGTCTTCTAG
- a CDS encoding aldehyde dehydrogenase family protein encodes MNAHDGMYIGGRWTPASGGDTIAVVNPADEQVIAHVPAGTAEDVDAAVRAARAALPGWAATPPAGRAALIAALRDRLAARKDEIAATVTAELGAPEQFAQQVHVGLPIAVAGSYAELAAAYGFEERIGNSTVFHEPVGVVGAITPWNYPLHQIVAKVAPALAAGCTVVLKPAEDTPLTARLFAEAVHEAGLPAGVFNLVTGLGPVAGQALAAHEGVDLVSFTGSTAVGRQIGATAGAAVKRVALELGGKSANVILPSADLAKAVAVGIANVMSNAGQTCSAWTRMLVHTDRYEEAVELAKAAVAKYPAGDRVGPLVSARQRERVRGYIAKGVEEGARIVAGGAEAPLEQGYYVAPTVFADVEPGMTIAQEEIFGPVVSLIRYEDEDDALRIANGTVYGLAGAVWAGDEAEAVAFARRMDTGQVDINGGRFNPLAPFGGYKQSGVGRELGPHGLSEYLQTKSLQF; translated from the coding sequence ATGAACGCCCACGACGGGATGTACATAGGCGGCCGGTGGACGCCCGCTTCGGGCGGCGACACCATCGCCGTGGTGAACCCGGCGGACGAGCAGGTCATCGCCCACGTCCCGGCGGGCACCGCCGAGGACGTCGACGCGGCGGTGCGCGCGGCCCGCGCGGCGCTGCCCGGCTGGGCCGCGACCCCGCCCGCCGGGCGCGCGGCCCTGATCGCCGCCCTGCGGGACCGGCTCGCCGCCCGCAAGGACGAGATCGCGGCCACCGTCACGGCCGAGCTCGGCGCGCCCGAGCAGTTCGCCCAGCAGGTGCACGTGGGCCTGCCGATCGCGGTCGCCGGTTCGTACGCCGAACTCGCCGCCGCGTACGGATTCGAGGAGCGGATCGGGAACTCCACGGTCTTCCACGAGCCGGTCGGCGTAGTCGGCGCGATCACGCCGTGGAACTACCCGCTGCACCAGATCGTCGCCAAGGTGGCCCCCGCCCTCGCGGCGGGCTGCACGGTCGTGCTCAAGCCCGCCGAGGACACCCCGCTCACCGCCCGGCTCTTCGCCGAGGCGGTGCACGAAGCGGGGCTGCCCGCCGGGGTGTTCAACCTGGTCACCGGCCTCGGCCCGGTCGCGGGCCAGGCGCTGGCCGCGCACGAGGGGGTCGACCTCGTCTCCTTCACCGGCTCGACGGCCGTGGGCCGGCAGATCGGCGCCACGGCGGGCGCGGCCGTCAAGCGTGTCGCCCTGGAGCTCGGCGGCAAGTCCGCCAACGTCATCCTGCCCTCCGCCGACCTCGCCAAGGCGGTCGCCGTCGGCATCGCCAACGTCATGAGCAACGCGGGCCAGACGTGCAGCGCCTGGACCCGGATGCTGGTCCACACCGACCGGTACGAGGAGGCGGTCGAGCTCGCCAAGGCCGCCGTCGCCAAGTACCCGGCGGGCGACCGGGTCGGCCCGCTGGTCAGCGCCAGGCAGCGGGAGCGGGTGCGCGGCTACATCGCGAAGGGCGTCGAGGAGGGCGCCCGGATCGTCGCGGGCGGCGCGGAGGCCCCGCTGGAGCAGGGGTACTACGTGGCGCCGACCGTCTTCGCCGACGTCGAACCCGGGATGACCATCGCCCAGGAGGAGATCTTCGGCCCGGTCGTCTCGCTCATCCGGTACGAGGACGAGGACGACGCGCTGAGGATCGCCAACGGCACGGTGTACGGGCTCGCGGGCGCGGTCTGGGCCGGGGACGAGGCCGAGGCGGTCGCCTTCGCCCGGCGGATGGACACCGGGCAGGTCGACATCAACGGCGGCCGGTTCAACCCGCTGGCCCCGTTCGGCGGGTACAAGCAGTCGGGCGTCGGCCGCGAGCTCGGCCCGCACGGCCTGAGCGAGTACCTCCAGACCAAGTCCCTCCAGTTCTGA
- a CDS encoding class F sortase, which translates to MAPRSGSPRPFHRTRAYRLTRTAALAATLVVGGVWWAQDDGSVAPVAMGTVGAGGAATPSAPTGADGDKQAPGAPAAPAVPGAKAPAPGGRGRFAGHAAPARPPRPLPPSRATGLAIPYLSLKAPVVGLGLDRARHLATPPVDDPKLVGWYQGGPTPGEAGTALAVGHRDTRTGAAVFANISMLKPGRLVEARRADGRVAVYTVDAVRKYDKAHFPNEEVYGPRNRPELRLITCGGKFDRKKGYESNVVVFAHLTAVR; encoded by the coding sequence ATGGCGCCGCGTAGCGGTTCCCCCAGGCCCTTCCACCGCACCCGCGCCTACCGGCTGACGCGGACGGCGGCGCTGGCCGCGACCCTCGTCGTCGGCGGCGTCTGGTGGGCCCAGGACGACGGGTCGGTCGCACCGGTCGCCATGGGCACTGTGGGGGCCGGGGGCGCGGCGACGCCCTCGGCCCCCACGGGGGCCGACGGGGACAAGCAGGCCCCGGGGGCGCCCGCGGCCCCGGCCGTGCCGGGCGCCAAGGCGCCCGCCCCGGGCGGGCGCGGCAGGTTCGCCGGGCACGCGGCGCCCGCCCGTCCGCCCCGGCCGCTGCCGCCGTCCCGGGCGACCGGCCTCGCCATCCCGTATCTGAGCCTGAAGGCACCGGTCGTCGGTCTCGGGCTCGACCGGGCGCGGCATCTGGCCACCCCGCCGGTCGACGACCCCAAGCTGGTCGGCTGGTACCAGGGCGGGCCCACCCCGGGCGAGGCCGGCACCGCCCTCGCCGTCGGCCACCGCGACACCCGCACCGGGGCCGCCGTCTTCGCCAACATCTCCATGTTGAAGCCCGGCAGGCTGGTCGAGGCCCGGCGCGCCGACGGCCGCGTCGCCGTGTACACGGTGGACGCGGTGCGCAAGTACGACAAGGCGCACTTTCCCAACGAGGAGGTGTACGGCCCGCGGAACCGGCCGGAGCTGCGGCTGATCACCTGCGGCGGGAAGTTCGACCGCAAGAAGGGCTACGAGAGCAACGTCGTCGTCTTCGCCCACCTGACCGCCGTCCGGTGA
- a CDS encoding CitMHS family transporter: MLTVLGFTMIATFLVLIMLKKLSPIAALVLIPALFCVFVGKGAHLGDYVVEGVGKLAPTAAMLMFAIIYFGVMIDVGLFDPIVRGILRFCKADPVRVVVGTAVLAAIVSLDGDGSTTFMITVSAMYPLYKRLGMSLVVMTGVAATANGVMNTLPWGGPTARAATALKLDATDIFVPMIPALAVGLVAVFVLAYVLGRRERKRLGYLTLDEALEPESETVLVVAGGSEAPRPGTGGAADLPEAADFPGLDPRRATLRPKLYWFNAALTVVLLTAMIMEWLPIPVLFLLGAALALTVNFPHMPDQKARIAAHSDNVVNVAGMVFAAAVFTGVLNGTGMVKHMADWLVGAVPEGMGPHMALVTGVLSLPLTYFMSNDGFYFGVLPVLAEAGAAHGVSPVEIARASLAGQALHMSSPLVPAVYVLVGMAKVEFGDHTRFTVKWAALTSLVVLGAGILFGTV, encoded by the coding sequence ATGCTGACCGTCCTCGGCTTCACCATGATCGCGACCTTCCTGGTGCTGATCATGCTGAAGAAGCTGTCGCCCATCGCGGCGCTGGTTCTGATCCCCGCCCTCTTCTGCGTCTTCGTGGGGAAGGGCGCCCACCTCGGCGACTACGTGGTCGAAGGCGTGGGCAAGCTCGCGCCGACCGCCGCGATGCTGATGTTCGCGATCATCTACTTCGGCGTGATGATCGACGTCGGCCTCTTCGACCCGATCGTCCGGGGCATCCTGCGGTTCTGCAAGGCCGATCCGGTGCGGGTGGTCGTCGGTACGGCGGTGCTCGCCGCGATCGTCTCCCTCGACGGCGACGGCTCGACCACCTTCATGATCACGGTCTCCGCGATGTATCCGCTCTACAAGCGGCTGGGGATGAGCCTCGTGGTGATGACCGGCGTCGCCGCCACCGCCAACGGCGTGATGAACACCCTGCCCTGGGGCGGCCCCACCGCCCGCGCCGCCACCGCCCTCAAGCTCGACGCCACCGACATCTTCGTCCCGATGATCCCGGCCCTCGCGGTCGGCCTCGTGGCGGTCTTCGTCCTCGCGTACGTCCTCGGGCGCCGCGAGCGCAAGCGGCTCGGCTACCTCACGCTGGACGAGGCCCTGGAGCCGGAGAGCGAGACGGTCCTGGTGGTGGCGGGCGGCTCCGAGGCGCCGCGCCCGGGCACGGGCGGCGCGGCCGACCTGCCCGAGGCCGCCGACTTCCCGGGGCTGGACCCGCGGCGCGCGACCCTGCGCCCCAAGCTGTACTGGTTCAACGCGGCCCTCACCGTGGTGCTGCTCACCGCCATGATCATGGAGTGGCTGCCGATCCCGGTGCTGTTCCTGCTGGGCGCGGCGCTCGCGCTGACCGTCAACTTCCCGCACATGCCGGACCAGAAGGCGCGGATCGCCGCCCACTCCGACAACGTCGTCAACGTGGCGGGCATGGTCTTCGCCGCCGCCGTCTTCACCGGTGTCCTCAACGGCACCGGCATGGTCAAGCACATGGCGGACTGGCTGGTCGGGGCCGTCCCCGAGGGCATGGGCCCGCACATGGCGCTGGTCACCGGCGTCCTGAGCCTGCCGCTCACGTACTTCATGTCCAACGACGGCTTCTACTTCGGCGTCCTGCCGGTCCTCGCGGAGGCCGGTGCCGCGCACGGCGTCTCCCCGGTGGAGATCGCCCGCGCCTCGCTGGCCGGCCAGGCGCTGCACATGTCGAGCCCGCTGGTGCCCGCCGTGTACGTCCTGGTGGGCATGGCCAAGGTCGAGTTCGGCGACCACACCCGGTTCACGGTGAAGTGGGCGGCACTCACCTCGCTGGTGGTCCTCGGCGCGGGCATCCTGTTCGGGACCGTCTGA
- a CDS encoding molybdopterin oxidoreductase family protein has protein sequence MSALRICPLCEATCGLTLTVEGTRVTGARGDRDDVFSQGFICPKGASFGEVDGDPDRLTAPLVRRDGKLEEATWDEAFDLVAARLRPVVETYGADAVGVVLGNPNVHTMAGALYPPVLLGGLHTRSLFTASTLDQMPKHVSSGLLFGDPFAIPVPDLDRTDHLLLLGANPLESNGSLCTAPDFPGKLKALRRRGGTLTVVDPRRTRTAKLADRHLAPRPGTDALLLAALAHVLFEEELTSPGQLADAVEGLAEVREAVREFTPEAAGAACDLDPDEIRALARELAAAPTAAVYGRIGSCTVEHGTLASWLVDVLNILTGNLDRPGGALFPLSATDRAPRPAGPGKGFEIGRWRSRVGGHPEAKSELPAAALAEEIETPGEGQIRALIVCAANPVLSAPDGDRLDRALAGLDFMVSVDPYLNETSRHADVVLPPPPPSQSAHFDFAFNALAVRNQVRYTRPAVPLAEGRLDECEIHARLVLAATGMHGAPADAVDAMVVDRTLGKAVADPHSAVYGRDPKELAAALTGDSGPERRLDLMLRLGPYGDGFGAAPDGLTLERVLAHPHGIDLGPLRPRLPQVLRTRSGRIELLPAPIAADLPRLRAALGARPDGLVLVGRRHLRSNNSWLHNIPSLNGGSNRCTLHVHPEDAARLGLRDGDPVRVKADGGEVAAPVEITDSVRTGVVSLPHGWGHNRPGTRLGVAEGLPGVNVNQLLDGSRLDPLSGTAVLNGFPVELVALR, from the coding sequence ATGTCCGCACTGCGCATCTGCCCCCTCTGCGAAGCCACTTGCGGGCTGACCCTGACCGTCGAGGGGACCCGGGTCACCGGCGCCCGGGGCGACCGGGACGATGTGTTCAGCCAGGGGTTCATCTGCCCCAAGGGTGCCTCCTTCGGTGAGGTCGACGGCGACCCCGACCGGCTCACCGCACCCCTCGTCCGCCGCGACGGCAAGCTGGAGGAGGCGACCTGGGACGAGGCGTTCGACCTGGTCGCGGCGCGGCTGCGGCCGGTGGTCGAGACGTACGGGGCCGACGCCGTCGGGGTCGTGCTCGGCAACCCCAACGTCCACACCATGGCCGGGGCGCTCTACCCGCCCGTCCTGCTCGGCGGGCTGCACACCCGCAGCCTCTTCACCGCCAGCACCCTCGACCAGATGCCCAAGCACGTCTCCAGCGGGCTGCTCTTCGGCGACCCGTTCGCCATCCCGGTGCCGGACCTCGACCGCACCGACCATCTGCTGCTGCTCGGCGCCAACCCGCTGGAGTCCAACGGGAGTCTGTGCACCGCGCCCGACTTCCCCGGCAAGCTGAAGGCGCTGCGCCGGCGCGGCGGCACCCTCACCGTCGTCGACCCGCGCCGCACCCGTACCGCCAAGCTCGCCGACCGGCACCTGGCCCCGCGGCCCGGCACCGACGCGCTGCTGCTCGCAGCCCTCGCCCACGTCCTCTTCGAGGAGGAGCTGACCTCGCCCGGGCAGCTCGCGGACGCGGTCGAGGGGTTGGCCGAAGTCCGCGAGGCCGTACGGGAGTTCACCCCCGAGGCGGCCGGGGCGGCCTGCGACCTCGACCCGGACGAGATCCGCGCCCTCGCCCGGGAGCTCGCGGCCGCGCCCACCGCCGCCGTCTACGGCCGCATCGGCAGTTGCACGGTGGAGCACGGCACCCTCGCCAGCTGGCTCGTCGACGTCCTCAACATCCTCACCGGCAACCTGGACCGGCCCGGCGGCGCGCTCTTCCCGCTCTCCGCCACCGACCGCGCCCCGCGACCGGCCGGGCCCGGCAAGGGGTTCGAGATCGGCCGCTGGCGCAGCCGGGTCGGCGGCCACCCGGAGGCCAAGTCGGAGCTGCCGGCGGCCGCGCTCGCCGAGGAGATCGAGACGCCGGGCGAGGGGCAGATCAGGGCGCTGATCGTGTGCGCCGCGAACCCGGTGCTCTCGGCCCCCGACGGCGACCGGCTCGACCGCGCGCTGGCCGGGCTCGACTTCATGGTCAGCGTCGACCCGTACCTCAACGAGACCTCGCGCCACGCCGATGTCGTGCTGCCCCCGCCGCCGCCCTCGCAGAGCGCCCACTTCGACTTCGCCTTCAACGCGCTCGCCGTGCGCAACCAGGTCCGCTACACCCGGCCCGCCGTCCCGCTCGCCGAAGGCAGGCTCGACGAGTGCGAGATCCACGCCCGGCTCGTCCTCGCGGCGACCGGTATGCACGGCGCCCCGGCGGACGCCGTGGACGCGATGGTCGTCGACCGCACGCTGGGCAAGGCCGTGGCCGACCCGCACTCGGCCGTGTACGGACGCGACCCCAAGGAGCTCGCGGCGGCGCTGACCGGCGACAGCGGGCCCGAGCGGCGGCTCGACCTGATGCTGCGACTCGGCCCCTACGGCGACGGCTTCGGCGCCGCCCCCGACGGGCTCACCCTGGAGAGGGTGCTCGCCCACCCGCACGGCATCGACCTCGGCCCCCTTCGGCCCCGCCTTCCGCAGGTGCTGCGGACCCGCAGCGGGCGGATCGAGCTGCTGCCCGCACCGATCGCCGCCGATCTGCCCCGGCTGCGGGCGGCCCTCGGCGCCCGCCCGGACGGGCTCGTCCTGGTCGGCCGGCGCCATCTGCGCTCCAACAACAGCTGGCTGCACAACATCCCGTCCCTGAACGGCGGTTCCAACCGCTGCACGCTCCACGTCCACCCCGAGGACGCGGCGCGGCTCGGGCTGCGCGACGGCGATCCGGTACGCGTCAAGGCGGACGGCGGCGAGGTGGCGGCGCCCGTGGAGATCACCGACTCGGTCCGTACGGGCGTGGTCAGCCTCCCGCACGGGTGGGGGCACAACCGCCCCGGAACCCGCCTCGGCGTCGCCGAAGGCCTGCCCGGCGTCAACGTCAACCAGCTGCTCGACGGCTCGCGCCTGGACCCGCTGTCGGGGACGGCGGTGCTTAACGGTTTCCCGGTCGAGCTGGTCGCACTTCGTTGA
- a CDS encoding TetR/AcrR family transcriptional regulator, which produces MPHANLRRAPVQQRSAERLSRILDACAELLDETGYEELSTRAVAQRAGVPIGSVYRFFSNKRALAEALAARNLDRFAEIVGARLATIEAEDWRGAIDAVLDEYLVLKKTVPGFNLVDFGGPQPVADPAADANHLLADRLAELLPAQFGRAPDAELRLTILVAVEAADALLRLAFRTDPDGDPGIVSETRELLHAYLARTLG; this is translated from the coding sequence GTGCCCCATGCGAACCTCCGCCGCGCACCGGTGCAGCAGCGCAGCGCCGAGCGCCTCAGCCGGATCCTGGACGCCTGCGCCGAGCTCCTGGACGAGACCGGTTACGAAGAGCTCTCGACCCGGGCCGTCGCCCAGCGGGCCGGGGTGCCCATCGGCTCGGTCTACCGGTTCTTCAGCAACAAGCGGGCGCTCGCGGAGGCGCTGGCCGCCCGCAACCTGGACCGGTTCGCGGAGATCGTCGGTGCCCGGCTCGCCACCATCGAGGCCGAGGACTGGCGCGGGGCGATCGACGCGGTGCTCGACGAGTACCTGGTCCTGAAGAAGACCGTGCCCGGCTTCAACCTGGTCGACTTCGGCGGCCCGCAGCCGGTCGCCGACCCCGCCGCCGACGCCAACCACCTCCTCGCCGACCGGCTCGCCGAGCTGCTCCCGGCTCAGTTCGGCCGCGCCCCCGACGCCGAGCTGCGCCTCACCATCCTGGTCGCGGTGGAGGCGGCGGACGCGCTGCTGCGGCTCGCCTTCCGCACCGACCCGGACGGCGACCCGGGCATCGTCTCCGAGACCCGGGAACTGCTGCACGCCTATCTGGCCAGGACCCTGGGCTGA